GTATGGCACACCGGTAGTTCTTCCCTTGGACATCATGGAATTTGATATCGAGAGCAATTGGCTTAAACTCAGTTTCCATTTTTTCCTGTTCAACTCCctctagaaatatatatatctgCAGGAGGCAGAATCATGATTATAGCAACTAATGGTAACACACACCATAAGTATTAAACAATAATGAGAACCAAGAACCATTAGTCATCAAGAAACACAATGGAGAGTAGagaatttgaaaacaaaaaaaattcacatgcaTTCTTACCTTGACTTTGTCATCATCCTGATCCCAGCTGAATGATCCGAGCGTAACATAATTTAATGCTGGAATCGGAGATGCCTTAGGTGCAGTTGAAATAGGAGTTGGAATTTGCGAGGGAGGTGCAGAGGTAGCCTCTTTTAAAATCTGCATATGGAGACACAAGATCAGGTTAGCGTTCACAAGCAAAACAAAGTACCACAAAtactatctcattttcctatgACACCATAGACAACCGATAGCTATACCACTCTTGCAGATTCAGTCTATGGTTCAACATCAGGTAGATGATCATCAAACTGGGTATGGTATCCGCGCTCAATTTATTGCTCAACAACATATAGGTAAAATTATACTAATCAAATATTGACCACTCAATTCCTTAGAAGCTATTTCTACTTCCACTgacaagtattaaaaaaaaacaccaacaaCCAGAAATTGTTTAAGAAGTCAATTATAAAAGGGCAATTAGAGTTaaactaggttttttttttaagggggtTCTGACTTTTGATAATATGTAAGTGAGATTAAAATTACCACCAAGAGCAAAAAGACACTAGGCTCCCTAAGCAGACTAACATGATAGACgatcacaaaaaataatgatCAATTTGGGGTCATGTTTCGGTGCTGAAGGTAAGACTAAGAGTCAGCTTTGAAAGGATATTAATACCAACATCACTTCCACAGGCAtaactttatttatataattccATTCAATTGAATAAAGTTCTCATACTTCAAGGGACTTCAGATTAATACCATATTTGGCatgcttttgttttgtgttaagaaaaaaaaaaaaaaaagcgacaTTGCCATTTtctaaatgttaaataaataataataataaagatattCTGggaataataacaataaaaaaacaattccTGTGCTGTAAGATTCCTAGAAAGATAAAtctcatatttattttttgtagacTTCGCTAGCAATTACGAACGCTTTTTTTACTAGCTGTAACAAGAAAATcactaattttattattaataaaccaagcaacAAGGTCATCCTCGCTTCTAATAgataagataatatatatatatacacacacaatctcaagtaaataacaaaatttcatGCTTTTTTAAAatcctaataataaaaaaagaaagcagtATGAGCATTTGccagaagaagcaatattaaaaataataaaatagagattagaGATTAGAAAATTGGCAATCGAACCTTGTCGAGGTCGTAAATCTGGGAGGAGATGAGAGAGAGGACGCGAGGTCTCTTGGCAATGGTTTGGAGGTGACGAAGCTCCTCCAAGTCTAGCGCCACTTCGTCCGCCATTTTCACCTAACAATACCAATACACTAtctatgattttatttttacactatCAACccacagagacagagagagactGAGCTTTTAGACCGTTTTATACTATATGTATATGAGAATGGAAAATGCTAGAAGAACTTTTATATGACTAGGAGAGGtgttgaaagagagagagagagagagaggggcaaAATAGGGATTGCGTATTTATATATTCGATTagggcttttaaaaaaaacgaGAGAAGGTTCTGGAGggtttttactctctctctctctctctctctctaacagtCTGCGACTCACCAGAAAGTGACACGTGACGTGAGGTTATTATTCTTTTTGGACCGGATTGGGTCCACTAGTCTAATGAATGTTTGGAAACaagaagagaaatagaaaagaaaagaaaagaattaccATGCTTTCCTTTATTTGGTTTGTAGAGGGAAaagaaatgagaagaaaaatatatgatttttttttttaattttattttatacttttatacCTACATGAGATTGAGagtaataaatttgaaatcttgGATAAAGGGGTAATTTCTTTGACATGAAAAGTCAAAGtgattgttttaaaaattttttattgctctttttcccttttaattCATCCAAATTGGGTAGATAGATAAAATTGGGTTTCAGCAAATtgtattttcacttttttttttttcttagaatccaaacaaaagaaatgaCATGACTTCCCttcatttctcttcttttccttccctttcACCCTTTTACTAAACATAGTGTTAAAAGGCAAATGTTAGGTTGCTGTGGGTgctatttctttttgttaatgaTATCCAggtttttacccaaaaaaagaaaaaaaaaatgttaaggagGTTCAAATGTAACCACAAACATTGACAAATAGTCAAAAGTTAATAATAACTTGATAAGTTAAGGCTGAAAGTGGCtgtctcttaaaaaaaaaaggataaaataattattagattCTTAAAATCTAACTTACACCCTATTTATAACAATAAAAGATCCTCTCAAATAATATACAGAGGATCCTCTCAAATGAAAGTGGCTGAAAGCCATATTGTACATAAGAAGGTGCAGGCTACATACACAATATTgaacaacaaattttattaaaaaaaaaaaaagaattatacacttttgtataattttaatatgGAATGCTGTGAGTAttagatttatataaaaatgatatgTAACTAATTACAGTTTACCATATAAAAtagttgagaaaaaaatttgttataaagaGTGTGAACTTAGAATTACTTGATTCTTACTTTAGGTACCAACTGAATAATATTGCGGTAAACTTAtcttaaaaaaggaaaaaaagaaaaaaagctggCAGAGTTGGAGGACGAGGAAGTGAAACGCGGCTGAGTGGGCCTTAGCGCCAAAGGGCCGCGGGGCTGCTTGccttattgtatttttattattaggcTCGGGCcctaaaaaaaactagaaaggAATTTAACTCCAAAACTATCTATCAATACTTGAGCCCAAAATGATTAATTTGGAAAAAAGGGCCTTCGGACTTGTGAAAACTCGGCTCTCATTTAAAAAGCCTCAAAGGGATGAGTTCAGGTTCGACCTAAaggctaaaggaaaaaataaataaataagctaaTAATTATTATCTAATGATCTAAATATGTTATgataatattatacattttcCTCAATAGGATGTCACTAATACTAACTATATTTTAAAAGTTgagatttaaatttaaaaaaataaaaatggacaaACAAAGACTACATGGTcatctatatatttatttttggatttttggatAGCTGAGTTTAGCCCTCTCTTTCATAAGACATGGTTCGAGTCCTTGTATGCGTATTCTCTTCATTTACTTTGAAATATAGAGTTAGAG
The sequence above is drawn from the Castanea sativa cultivar Marrone di Chiusa Pesio chromosome 5, ASM4071231v1 genome and encodes:
- the LOC142636225 gene encoding uncharacterized protein LOC142636225: MADEVALDLEELRHLQTIAKRPRVLSLISSQIYDLDKILKEATSAPPSQIPTPISTAPKASPIPALNYVTLGSFSWDQDDDKVKIYIFLEGVEQEKMETEFKPIALDIKFHDVQGKNYRCAIPKLNKEIVPEKCKVIIKPTRVTIILFKASKGNWVDLQFKEDKLKPNLDKDRDPMAGIMDLMKNMYDEGDEEMKRTIAKAWTDARSGKTADPLKGYR